The Ruminococcaceae bacterium BL-4 region TTCTTTTCCGCACACATCAGGTCTCCATCCAGGCCACAAAGTCCAATGGCTTTACCCTCATGACGCTGCAAAAGCTGCACCAAGTCTTTATTGACTTTCCCTGCTAAAACCATTTGAACAATGTCGATTGTCTCCTGGTCAGTCACGCGCATTCCCTTAATAAATTCGCTTTTCTTTCCGATTTTTTTGAGCATCGCATTGATTTCCGGGCCACCGCCATGAACCAAAACCACATGGATTCCAACAAGCTGCATCAGAACCAAGTCGCTCATCACAGCGTCTTTCAGATGATCATCGATCATTGCATTTCCGCCGTACTTGACAACAACTGTTTTTCCCGCCAGCTTTTGGATATAAGGCAATGCCTCCACCAAAACCTGTGCCCGATCTGCATCTAAAATATTCAAGGGGGATTCCTCCTTTTCATCAGGTCCGATAATCACCGTTAATTTTTACATAATCATAAGTGAGGTCACACCCATAGGCTGTTGCCTCAAAATCGCCGTCATGGAGCGTTACATCGATTCCGATTTCATCTTCCAAAAGAATCTTCTTAGCGGTTTCTTCATCAAAATCGATTCCGGCGCCATCTTTACAGACATTAATTGCACCCATTTTAGAACGAAACGTAACATCGACCGCATGAATATCCACCGGCACTCCGGAATATCCAATCGCACAAAGAACCCGTCCCCAGTTGGCATCTGATCCAAACATCGCAGCTTTTACCAGAGAGGAACAAATAATGGTCTTTGCAACGATTCTCGCATTTTCATCGGAAGAAGCTCCTGTTACCCGACAAGCAAGGAGCTTTGTTGCACCTTCTCCGTCTTTTGCCATCATCTTACAAAGTGCAGTACAGAGCATCTTCATTGCCTTTAAAAAGGTCTGATAATCCTCTCCGTCCGTTGTAATGGGCTCATTTTTTGCGAGACCATTCGCCATAATGCAACAGGTATCATTCGTACTGGTATCTCCATCTACGCTGATCATATTAAAGCTGTTTTTTACTGACTCCTGCAAAGCACTCTCCAGTGCTTCCGTTGAAATTGCAGCGTCCGTTGTCAAAAAGCAGAGCATAGTACACATATTCGGATGAATCATTCCGCTGCCCTTTGCAGCGCCTCCTAAACGTACAACATTATCCCCAAGCATAAACTCTACCGCAAGATTTTTAGGGACTGTATCAGTCGTCATCAGCGCTTTTGCAGCATCATTGCCGCCTTCTTTACTGAGTTCCTTTGCCAAAATGGGTGATGCCTTTATAATCGGTTCAATCGGCAGCGGTTGTCCGATAACTCCAGTACTCGCGACCAAAACATCCTGTGCTTTGATTTTTAATGCACTTGCGGCGGCTTCTGCCATTTTTTCGGCTTTTTCCACTCCATCTGAATTACAGGTGTTGGCGTTGCCTGAATTAGCAATCACAGCCTGAGCAATTCCATTCGTCAAATGCTTTTTGCAAACTTCGATCGATGCACCTTTTACCAGATTGCTGGTATAAACGCCAGCCGCATTACAGGGGACTTCACTTTTAAGCATCATCAGATCCGGCTTCTTTTTATTGGGACGAATCCCGCAGTGCATTCCCCCTGCCATGAACCCTTTGGGTGCCGTAATTCCTCCGTCAATAAAATTCATCGATTCGTCCTCCTTAAAACGCCGGCGGCCATGCAGTAAGGCCCTCCGTTTCATCTAGACCAAATGCCAGATTCATATTTTGAATTGCCTGACCCGCTGCACCTTTTACCATATTATCAAGCGCGCTGACCGCGATAAACGTATTGGTACGCGGATCAATATGAAGCGAAATATCGCAAAAATTAGAATACCGTACATTATGAATATCTGCTTCTTTTCCCTTCGGCAAAAGGCGAATAAAATATTCATTCTGATAGGCTTTCTCATAAACCTCTTGAAGTTGCGAAAGCGTTGTGCCATTTTTTAGCTTTGCATAGCAAGTTGCAAGAATTCCGCGGTTAACCGGCAGAAGATGCGGTACAAACAGCACTTTCATTGAGTTTCCCGTAATTTTGGAAAGGCTCTGCTCAATTTCCGGTGTATGGCGGTGCGCAGCGACCTTATAAGCATGCATGCCTTCGTTAAGTTCCGGATAATGGGTATCCTGCGTACTGTTTCGTCCCGCTCCAGTCACGCCGGATTTGCAGTCGGCAATGATTCCGTCCTGCTCAATCAATCCTGCTTTTAATGCCGGAACAAGGGCTAAAGGCACGGCCGTAGTATAGCAACCGGGGTTTGCGATCAGGTGCTTTCCCTTAATTTCCTCGCGAAAAAGTTCCGGCAGTCCATAAACTGCCTCTTTGTGGAGCTCTGGATACTGGAACGTATTCTTATACCAAAGTTCGTAATCCTCCGCTTTTTCCAATCGAAAATCTGCGCCAAGATCAATAAAGACTTTATTCTGATCCCAACACTCTTTTCCCAGCGCCTGTGAAAGTCCATGCGGCAAAGCAGCAAAAATCACATCACTTTTTTCCACAACCTGTTCTTGGTTGCCGCAAATCATATCGCACAAGCCATAATAGGAAGGGTATACTTCGCTCAGCGCTTTTCCTTCAAAGCTAACACTGCTGATGGCTGTAAGAGATGCCTGCGGGTGATTTGCAAGAAGGCGGCACAATTCTGCGCCTGCATATCCAGTGGCGCCGACGACGCCGACTTTAATAGATTTCATCGATTGGTTCCCCCTTTTTTATACGCGCTCCAAAAAAAGAGCTGTTTTTTTATTTATACCATTGCTAAGATACGTTTTGCTTCTTTTTCGACATTTTGCGGAGCAGGTCCGCCTAAAACGGTTCTGCCGTTTACACATTTTTCGAGGCTGATGGCATCATAGATTCCTTCATCAAAGAGTTCAGAATGTGCCTGATAATTTTTCAAAGGAAGAGCTTCCAGTGTAGTTCCCTTTTCTACACACTCGCCGACCAATTCTCCGACAACCCGATAGGCATCCCGGAAAGGCATTCCCTTTTCCACCAGATAATCGGCAGCATCGGTAGCATTAATAAATCCGCCAGCGGCAGCTTTTCGCATATTCTGCGGCAAAACGCGCATAGTCTTAATCATTGGAATAAAAGTGGTAAGACACATATGCAGAGTATCGCAGGCATCAAAGACCGGCTCTTTATCTTCCTGCATATCCTTATTATAAGCGAGTGGAAGACCTTTCATAGTAGCCAAAAGCCCTGTCAGATCTCCAATCACTCTTCCGGCTTTTCCGCGAATCAATTCAGCAATATCCGGATTCTTCTTCTGCGGCATAATGCTGCTGCCGGTGGAAAATGCGTCATCCAGCTCAATAAACTTAAACTCCCAACTGCACCAGAGAATGATCTCTTCTGAGAAACGGGAAAGATGGACCATACAAATCGAAATATCAGAAAGCAGTTCCAAACAAAAATCCCGATCGGAAACGCCGTCTAAACTATTATGTGTCGGTGCATCAAATTTCAACAGTGAAGCAGTCAATTTTCTGTCCAGCGGATACGTTGTTCCTGCGAGAGCTCCGGAACCTAACGGACAAACATTCATGCGTCGTCTGGTATCTTTTATTCTATCAATATCCCGCAGAAACATTTCGGCATAGGCAAGAAGATGATGCCCAAAAACAATCGGCTGTGCCCTCTGAAGATGCGTATATCCCGGCATAACGACATCTTTATATTTAAGTGCAAGCTCTCCAAGGGTTTTGACCAGCTCTTTGAGCTCTTCCTCCAAAGAATCGCACTGATTTCTCAGATAAAGTCGAATATCCAGCGCAACCTGATCATTTCGGCTTCTTGCGGTATGGAGCCGTTTTCCGGCGTCCCCCAAGCGGTTTGTCAATTCTCCCTCTACAAAAGTATGGATATCTTCGCAAGTGGGATCGATCGAAAGCGTACCGTTTTTTACTTCTTCTGCAATTTTCTTTAGCTCTGCACAGATTGCTTCAGCTTCTTGTTTTTTAAGAATTCCGATTTTCCCAAGCATCGTTGCATGAGCGATACTGCCTTCGATATCTTCCTGTACCATACGGCTATCGAACGAAATAGAGGAATTAAAATCATTTGTCCTTTCGTCCAAGCCCTTATGGAATTTATTTTCCCAAAGTTTCATAAAACTCCTCCGGTTGTCTGTTTTCCTTTAAAATAAACAGAAGGGCGAACCTTTGCCCGCCCTTCCAAGTCTTAAAGACCGGACGGAACTTTACGTTCCGATCCTCTTCCGGGATTCCTCATTTTTTAGAGGAAATCACCTGATGATTTAAATTTTTAAGTGCCTGCACCTTAATCGGCAATCCAAACAGATCAATAAATCCTTTGGCTTCTGCCTGATCATATACTTCGTCTTCACTGAAGGTTGCGATTTCTTCATCATAAAGGCTATAGGGGCTCTTAACGCCGGCATCAATCACATTTCCCTTATAGAGCTTCAGCTTCACATCGCCCGTTACATGCTCCTGCGTACTGTCTACGAATGCGCTGATTGCCTCCCGCAAAGGAGTAAACCATTTGCCGTCATAGACCAATTCCGCCATTTTATCGCCAATGCCCTGCTTATAATGATAAGTATCTTTATCGAGGCAGATTTCTTCCAATTTGTTATGTGCATGATAAAGAATCGTTCCGCCGGGAGTTTCATAAACGCCGCGGCTCTTCATGCCAACCAACCGATTCTCTACGATATCGGCAATGCCGATTCCGTTTTTACCGCCCAGTTCATTGAGCTTGCTGAGCAAATCGACTGCACAGAGCTTTTGGCCATCCAGCATAGTGGGAACGCCTTTTTCAAAATGGATCGTCACATAAGTAGCCTTGTCCGGCGCCATTTCCGGTGAAATCCCCAATTCCAAGAATCCGGGTTTATTGTACTGCGGCTCATTTGCAGGATCTTCCAAATCGAGTCCTTCATGAGAAAGATGCCATAGATTTTTATCTTTGGAATAATTCGTTTCCCGCGTAATTTTCAGCGGAATATTATGGGATTCTGCATAAGTAATTTCTTCATCACGGGATTTTAAGTTCCACTCACGCCATGGAGCAATGATCGGCATATTAGGAGCAAAGGCTTTGATGGAAAGTTCAAAACGGACTTGATCATTGCCCTTGCCGGTGCAGCCGTGGCAGATTGCGTCGGCGCCCTCGGCCTCTGCAATTTCGACCAAACGCTTTGCAATCAGCGGACGAGCAAAACTGGTTCCTAAAAGATATTTATTTTCATATACAGCATCTGCCTTCAGTGTCGGCCAGATATAATCCTCAACAAACTGTTTTTTTAGGTCGGCAATATAAAGTTTGGAAGCACCTGTCTTCTTTGCTTTTTCCTCCAGACCATTCAGTTCGCCCATTCCCTGTCCAACATCTGCTGCAACTGCAACGACCTCACAGTTGTTATAATTTTCTTTCAGCCAGGGAATAATAATAGAGGTATCCAAGCCTCCTGAATAAGCCAGAACCACTTTTTTAATATTTTTCTTATCCATGATAAAGCCTCCGTTGTTTTTCTTTGTGGCTTTTATTATACACTCATTATTCATAAAATCAAGGATTTATTGCATAAATATTCATATTCCGCAGTTTTCACAGTTTTGTATAAAAATAACCTGATGAAGGCTGTGCAATCTCTCTAAAAACGTGGTTTTATCGGAATAATGAGTTTTCAAAGTTTATGCAATATGGTATAATAAATCAAATAAAATGTATGTTTACAGATGATTGGAGGTTATCTGCTATGAAAGAAATTTCTTTGGACAAATTTGAATTTTCGCCTTTTAACAAAATCGCGAAGGACTGGATGCTGGTTTCTGCCGGTACTCCGGAATCGTGCAGCACTTTAACAGCCTCCTGGGGCGGTGTTGGTGTACTTTGGGGAAAGAATGTGGTATTTTCCTTTATTCGGCCGCAGCGTCACACATTAAAGTTCATTGACCAAGAAGATTATTTTTCTATCACCTTTTTAAAAGATGGTTATCGTGACGCACTTAATTACTGTGGAAGTCACTCCGGAGGAGAAAATCAAAAAATTACCGAAGCAGGTCTGCATCTGGCAGAATTTAAAGAGGCACCGATTTTTAAAGAAGCTTCGCTGACCTTTATTTGCAAAAAACTTTATCGCCAGCCTCTGGAGCCAAAGTATCTGCTCGATGAGTCACTTGACGAGCGCTGGTATCCAAACAAAGATTACCATAATATGTTTGTAGGCGAAATTGTACGTGCTTTTTCTAATGACTAAAAATTTCTGCATTTCAATTTTAAACCAGCTCTAAAAAGCGAAGCAATCAAAAAATGCCCCAATCGTAGAAATAAAACTACGATTGGGGCATTTGTCATGTCAAATAGGAAATAAAGTAATCTTACTGCCGAATATAAAATCTAAAGCCGCTATTTATGATTATGGTTATTCCTGAGAGTCTTTAACTTCATATTCTTTTAAAAGATTATAAAGTTCCTCTCCTACCATAGCAGAAATACAAAGGCCATTCTCTACATAATTTTCTGAAAGCAAAGTCGCTTCTTTTCGAATTTTTGCCGCTAACCCCGCCTTGTCAAAAGGCAAAAGTAAAGAAACTTTTCTGATATTCACCGGCAGATTCTGTTCGATCGCTTTTAAGAGGGAATCCAGGCCTGCACCAGTCTTGGCACTGATTCGCACCGCATTTCCAATCATCGGGATCTCGGAAAGTTCCGGTACCTTATCACATTGATTGAGAACTGATATCACTGGACGATTCCGGCAGCCAAGCTGCACTAAAATCTCTTGGGTCACTTTCAAATGGGTCTGTGCTTCCGGGCTGGAAGCATCACAAACATTTAAAATAATATCGGCCTGAACCGCTTGTTCCAATGTAGAATGAAATGCCTGCACCAAATGATGAGGCAGTCTCCGGATAAATCCAACCGTATCGATCAGCATAACTGTAACTCCATTGGGAAGCTTTAAAGCACGGGCGGTCGGATCCAACGTTGCAAAAAGCATGTCTTCCGCAAGTACGCCGGCATGAGTCAGAGCATTCATCAAAGTACTCTTTCCGGCATTTGTATATCCCACCAGTGCAACCGTGATCACGCCCTCTTTTTTACGGCGGCGATCAATTTGCGCTCGGTGTTTTTCTACATCTTCCAGTTGTGCCTTGAGATTTTCAATTCGTGCACGGATATGACGTCTGTCTGTTTCCAGCTTCGTTTCACCGGGTCCACGAGTCCCGATTCCACCGCCCAACCGAGAAAGCTCTTTTCCTCTGCCGGAAAGGCGCGGCAAAAGATACCGAAGCTGTGCCAGCTCCACCTGTAATTTTCCTTCGCTGGATCTTGCACGGCTTGCAAAAATATCGAGAATCAGCATGGTTCGGTCAATTACCCGAACCTTTGTCGCCTCTTCCACATTCCTAATTTGGGTCGGAGAAAGATCCCGGTCAAATACGACCAGATCAATTTCATGAACCGCGCAAAAATCAGCAATCTGCTGCAGCATTCCCGAACCAACGCAGCTTGCGGGATCCGGTGCAGGGCGTTTTTGCGTAATTGTGCCGAAAGGTTCCGCGCCTGCACTGTATACTAATTCATACAGTTCTGCAAGAGAAGATTCCACATCATATTCTCCGGTATCAACTTCCACCAGAATTACCTTTACCTTTTTTTCTTCATTTTCCAGCATAAGAACCCTCCGACTGCGCAATTTTTTATTTTCTATTTTACTGCAATTATTTTAGTATTGCAAATCATCGAAAAGCTATGTATTCATATTCTATATTTGATTCATTAAAAGAATTGTGAACCTTCGTAGTGCTTTTACTGGAATCCTGCATCACAGTAAGGCTGTCCCCATCAAGGAGCAATCCTGCCATCGCTTCGTCCGATGGAACCGCAAATGCACAATAGGCACCCCACTCTCCGCCGGGGCGAACTCCAACTACAGATAGATTCTGGCGAAAAACAAGAACCAACCTCGCTGCAAACGGCAAAGAGACCACCTGCTGTGCCTTACCGTCTCCCACGTAGGAATTTATCGTCATCGGCACTGGATCATCCGCATTTTTATGACGGCTGTTATCGTTAAAATGTGCGGTCAAAAGGCTGTCAAGCAACTGATTATCCTCTGCAAAATCCAAACGAACAGGCTTATCATCTGCTTTCCAGTCATGCAGCCCAAGAGAAGTTTTATTTTGATTTGACAAATTCATTTTCCCCCTTTAAATTTCAATCACACCATCTGTCCCATCTATTTGCTTCCATGAAAGTCCTCTCCTGTCCAAATCGGACCACATAAGCTTTCGATTATCTAAAGTTTCCCAAGTCTCTTTTCGATGATCAACCAAACCAATTAAATGGACCGGAAAAAACTGCCTTAAAATTCTGATAGAACGAGTCAGATTCCGCGGTTCTCCCAAAAGGACAAATCGGACCACACTTTCTTTTGGATACTCTTCCACATTGCAGAAAAGCCCTGCTGCCTGTGCGATTCTTTCCATATCACACTTTGTAAAATGGTCATCGTCAAGCGAAAAAAGGACTTTTGCAGCACTTTGCTGTTCCGCAAGTGTTCCATCTGCTGTTCTAAGTTCTTTTGAAAAGAGTTTCAGCCCCCAGCTCTCTGCGGTTGCTGCAAAATTTTCCCGATAAAGCTCCAAAAGGGTTTGCTCACACCGATCCAGTACAGCAGCGTATGCTTCTAGTTCGTGGTCAACAGTAGTAGTCCCATCTAAACGATAAAGAGGGATTGCTTTCATTTGTCCTTTCATTCGTTCTAATGCGCCCATTTTTAGCTTTCCTCCTTTACCGTAATCGTTCCGGCAATCAGAAGCTTGTTTTTCGCTGGAACTGACGTCCCATAGAAATAAATCGTCATATCCGTAACTGTTCCAGTCCCATAAATGGCAGCATAAACAGCACTATAAGTAAGCGGCTGTCCGATCTTTAAAGAAGCAAACAAATCAAGGATTACAGACTTGCATTGAGAGATTGCTGCCTGCTTATTGACTCCTTCTGCAAATACAAGCTGTGCTTCCACGTCAAGGGAAACCACAGAAATTGGATGAGTCAGAACCGTCACATTAAGTTCACGCGATTTTTGAAGATCCTTCTCCACTTCCGAAAGAAGTGTATTCGATGGGACTCCGCCTGTTGCAGCAAGGTATAATCCAACTGTTCCCACTCCGTTTTCCCTTGGTACTACATAAACGTCCCTGACTCCTTCATGCTCCATCGCTTTATTTTGATAAAACGCCGCATTGCTGCCGGTACTGATTTGGCTAAAACTATCCTCGATCCTCTGTCTCAGCCTCTCATCGGATTCCGTATCTCTCCCTCCGGAAAAGTCAGACAAATTTGTAACCGTTTCAATTCCTGACACAGCCGTAACAAAACGGGTAATAGTTCCCGCTTTTGCGTTGCCTGAAATTCCTTCTTTTTGAGCTTTTGCTTTGACTAAAACCGAAAGTTGGTTAATTCCAAGAATTCCTTGTTCTATCGTTTCAAAGGTAGTACCATCCTGTGTCTGACAAACTGTTCCTTTTGGAATCGCCACATCAAACCAAAGGGCTTTTCCCCTTTTAAACTGCAAAGTACCAGAAGCCGTTGTTCCTTCTGCTCTTGTTAATCCGCGTTCCAGCGCATGTTTGTCAAGCTCTTCCCCATCTGCAGTTGTAAAGTTCATTTGTTTCTTCATCCAATTCAGTTCTGCAAAAAGATTATATAACTCTCCTGCCAACACGCGGAACCGGATTCCCAAATCGGAAGCTTCATCTGGAAAAGTCCCTGATTTTTCGAAATAAACATTTTTCATTTCTTCCACTAGATCTTCATAAGTAATCATCAAGAATATTTCACCTCGATTTTTCTGCGTTCATTAAAGATTTTCACTATAAAAGAGATTTTATCTTCATAAATTTCTGCCGAAATCACTTTCGCCTCCGGCATAGGGAGCAACGCTTCAGCTGCCATAGAAAGTGCAATATTTTCGTTTTCCGGAGCTGAACGATCCAACTCAAACAAGCGGCTTCCAAACTCCGGTGCATACCAAAAAGTTCCCTTTTTCACATTTAAATGAAATTCAGCCCGTTGAAAGAGTGCATTTATTCCCTCCAACATTTGAAACTGACCGGCCGCATTTTGCAGAATATCTCCATCTTTTAAAGCTGCCTCCACACAGTCACTCCTTTTTTGCTGCGAATACCTGTCCGTTAAGAACAATTTCGCCGTTATTTTTCAAATAAATTTCCGCTCCTCCCTGTGAGAAGAGAAGCAGTTCTCCCGGTTCCAAAGCTTTTTTACTCTGGACTGCCCCAATTGCGGTCTTTCCCAAATTGGTATCGACCAAAATCGTCTGCGCACTCACGGGTGCCTTCCAAAGAATCCCCCATGGTCCAACCTGTGCAACATTTCGGTATTCGGAATCCGTCTGAAAGCTTTCGTCTCCTATTACATCTGCTACTTTTCCAGCGGGCGATTGTTTCGTAAGATCGCGCATTTTTTCCGTCAACCACATTTTAACTTCTCCTTTCGCAGGGTAAGCCGAGTTGATTCTCCCTGTCCATTTAAGCAGTAACGAACTGCAGAAACGACCCAATCAGATTCTCCATGAAGCCAAACGGACTGCAGCGGATGCGCAGCAACTGCTCCGGCACAAAGCACCTGCACAGTTTCCTCTTTTTTGAATGCTTTCTGCAGAGTGGCCTGTGGGTCAGCAGAAAATCGTCTGCGCAAAATCCCCATTGATTTTGTCTCGGCATCTTCCTTTACCAATTCCCAGTTGTTTTGCTCTTTACCGTAAACTGCAGAAACGCGCTGATAAATGGATTGTCTTCGTATTTCCTCCAAAATTTTTTGCTTATTGTCTCTTAAAATAAGGACCGGATATTTTGATCTTTTCATAGAAAGAGTCCATCCATCTGCAAAAAGGGTTTTGCCAAAAAACTTCTTGCAGAATCCATTAAGCGCCTGCCATTCACTTTTCCCCTTTTCTACCGAATAAGAAGTTTTCATAAACTCATTTTCTTTTTCAGAAAGATGAAATCCATAAGGCTCGGCACAGGCGGAAAATAAAATTTGCAGGCTGGGATTAGGATAAGTTATTGGCATTGCTTCACTATCAAGTAAAATTCCAATGGGACTTCTTGCCTGTAAAAAAAGCTCCGCACTATTTCCAAGGAACGTGCGTATCTCATCAAGCATTCCTATAAAAACAGTTTCCCCATTGTCATTCGTCACCTGAATCTTTCCTCCAAAAAGCTTTTTATTTACCATTGGAAAAGTTCCTTTAAAGGAAGCTGCGGGGGAATCTTCCTCCCAGTCTATTTGTATTGAAACGGGCTGAGGCAGCCGTAAGTGCTGCCCCTTCCCGGAAATATAATCATAAATCATCAGAAAAGGATCAACTTCTTTCCTACCGGAAGCTGATCGGGCCTACAGATCCATGGGTTCTTTTCCAAGAGAAGGTCAACCGTTGTATGATTACGAATCGCCTCCGCCCAAAGGGAACCTTCCTTTCCAATGATCGTTTCTCTCGGTTTCACAGCCGACTTGCCCTGTAGGATCTCAAGGAAGTGAAACGAATAAGCAATCCGGTTCGGTCGCGGAGTTCCCTCCAATTTGAGTTCCTCAAAAATTGCTTCAATCGGAACAGACAAACCCGGCGCTGATAAAATCCCCTCAGGATTCTGTAAAAGTTCGGCTAAATGATTAAAAATCACTCTGGCATTTTCTCCTAAAAAGATTCCTTTTCCTAAAATTTCTCGACCTTTCCTTCCCAGCTCCTGCAAAACCTCTCCGTCATACGGCTGTTCCAAAGCATGCACTCTCCGAGAGGCCTTAATTTCCACTTGATCCGGTAAACGCGGCCAATAAAAATCACGAAAACTCATTGTTTCACTCATTCTGTATCCCCCTCAACAGGATGCTCTCCGCGTAAAACCTCCATTTCAAGCTCTTTGCTGATTTTTTCCGTAAGGCTTTCTATTTGTTCAAGTGTCATTCTGATCTCTCCCAACCATCTTTTTGTTCTACAATGCACCAGGTATAAAGGCGTTTTGCTGAAAGGAATACGCCATCTACGCGAAGGATCGTATAAAAATACTTTTCATCTTTCACCTCATCACCGATCATTGGTAAAAAATCTGCAGGCGCAATCAGGCGATAACATCTGCCTTCCTGCACTTTTGGGTCGAGTGTCCGAAAAAGTCCGCGATAAGAATTTTCATTCCAAAAAAACTCATTTCCATATCGTTGCAGAAGACTTTTTACCAATTCCGAGCGGCTCATAATATCCTCCCAAAATAAAAATGGTCTTGAAGGAAAGGAGATGCTGCGCGTTTGGCTTGTTCCCATAAAGCTTTTTCCGTTGCGCCGCAACCGGATTGCATCCGGACTTCTCCTGCGGAGAAGCTGCCGCCGCCATTTAAAAGCGATGCCTGCCAATTTGCTAAGGCGGCAGCAGCGGCGCAGAGCAGCGTCTCTCC contains the following coding sequences:
- the argC gene encoding N-acetylglutamate gamma-semialdehyde dehydrogenase (Evidence 2a : Function from experimental evidences in other organisms; PubMedId : 2117746, 3005232, 3106155, 6096674, 6096675, 8025667, 18455186; Product type e : enzyme) — protein: MKSIKVGVVGATGYAGAELCRLLANHPQASLTAISSVSFEGKALSEVYPSYYGLCDMICGNQEQVVEKSDVIFAALPHGLSQALGKECWDQNKVFIDLGADFRLEKAEDYELWYKNTFQYPELHKEAVYGLPELFREEIKGKHLIANPGCYTTAVPLALVPALKAGLIEQDGIIADCKSGVTGAGRNSTQDTHYPELNEGMHAYKVAAHRHTPEIEQSLSKITGNSMKVLFVPHLLPVNRGILATCYAKLKNGTTLSQLQEVYEKAYQNEYFIRLLPKGKEADIHNVRYSNFCDISLHIDPRTNTFIAVSALDNMVKGAAGQAIQNMNLAFGLDETEGLTAWPPAF
- the argJ gene encoding ornithine acetyltransferase; amino-acid acetyltransferase (Evidence 2a : Function from experimental evidences in other organisms; PubMedId : 8025667, 10931207, 16409639, 24163341; Product type e : enzyme), with product MNFIDGGITAPKGFMAGGMHCGIRPNKKKPDLMMLKSEVPCNAAGVYTSNLVKGASIEVCKKHLTNGIAQAVIANSGNANTCNSDGVEKAEKMAEAAASALKIKAQDVLVASTGVIGQPLPIEPIIKASPILAKELSKEGGNDAAKALMTTDTVPKNLAVEFMLGDNVVRLGGAAKGSGMIHPNMCTMLCFLTTDAAISTEALESALQESVKNSFNMISVDGDTSTNDTCCIMANGLAKNEPITTDGEDYQTFLKAMKMLCTALCKMMAKDGEGATKLLACRVTGASSDENARIVAKTIICSSLVKAAMFGSDANWGRVLCAIGYSGVPVDIHAVDVTFRSKMGAINVCKDGAGIDFDEETAKKILLEDEIGIDVTLHDGDFEATAYGCDLTYDYVKINGDYRT
- a CDS encoding conserved protein of unknown function (Evidence 4 : Unknown function but conserved in other organisms), producing MNLSNQNKTSLGLHDWKADDKPVRLDFAEDNQLLDSLLTAHFNDNSRHKNADDPVPMTINSYVGDGKAQQVVSLPFAARLVLVFRQNLSVVGVRPGGEWGAYCAFAVPSDEAMAGLLLDGDSLTVMQDSSKSTTKVHNSFNESNIEYEYIAFR
- the argH gene encoding argininosuccinate lyase (Evidence 2a : Function from experimental evidences in other organisms; PubMedId : 2989674, 9890879, 11423008; Product type e : enzyme), whose product is MKLWENKFHKGLDERTNDFNSSISFDSRMVQEDIEGSIAHATMLGKIGILKKQEAEAICAELKKIAEEVKNGTLSIDPTCEDIHTFVEGELTNRLGDAGKRLHTARSRNDQVALDIRLYLRNQCDSLEEELKELVKTLGELALKYKDVVMPGYTHLQRAQPIVFGHHLLAYAEMFLRDIDRIKDTRRRMNVCPLGSGALAGTTYPLDRKLTASLLKFDAPTHNSLDGVSDRDFCLELLSDISICMVHLSRFSEEIILWCSWEFKFIELDDAFSTGSSIMPQKKNPDIAELIRGKAGRVIGDLTGLLATMKGLPLAYNKDMQEDKEPVFDACDTLHMCLTTFIPMIKTMRVLPQNMRKAAAGGFINATDAADYLVEKGMPFRDAYRVVGELVGECVEKGTTLEALPLKNYQAHSELFDEGIYDAISLEKCVNGRTVLGGPAPQNVEKEAKRILAMV
- a CDS encoding Flavin reductase, translated to MKEISLDKFEFSPFNKIAKDWMLVSAGTPESCSTLTASWGGVGVLWGKNVVFSFIRPQRHTLKFIDQEDYFSITFLKDGYRDALNYCGSHSGGENQKITEAGLHLAEFKEAPIFKEASLTFICKKLYRQPLEPKYLLDESLDERWYPNKDYHNMFVGEIVRAFSND
- the argG gene encoding argininosuccinate synthase (Evidence 2a : Function from experimental evidences in other organisms; PubMedId : 2989674, 11423008, 12963366, 17611193; Product type e : enzyme) codes for the protein MDKKNIKKVVLAYSGGLDTSIIIPWLKENYNNCEVVAVAADVGQGMGELNGLEEKAKKTGASKLYIADLKKQFVEDYIWPTLKADAVYENKYLLGTSFARPLIAKRLVEIAEAEGADAICHGCTGKGNDQVRFELSIKAFAPNMPIIAPWREWNLKSRDEEITYAESHNIPLKITRETNYSKDKNLWHLSHEGLDLEDPANEPQYNKPGFLELGISPEMAPDKATYVTIHFEKGVPTMLDGQKLCAVDLLSKLNELGGKNGIGIADIVENRLVGMKSRGVYETPGGTILYHAHNKLEEICLDKDTYHYKQGIGDKMAELVYDGKWFTPLREAISAFVDSTQEHVTGDVKLKLYKGNVIDAGVKSPYSLYDEEIATFSEDEVYDQAEAKGFIDLFGLPIKVQALKNLNHQVISSKK
- the hflX gene encoding GTPase HflX; this translates as MLENEEKKVKVILVEVDTGEYDVESSLAELYELVYSAGAEPFGTITQKRPAPDPASCVGSGMLQQIADFCAVHEIDLVVFDRDLSPTQIRNVEEATKVRVIDRTMLILDIFASRARSSEGKLQVELAQLRYLLPRLSGRGKELSRLGGGIGTRGPGETKLETDRRHIRARIENLKAQLEDVEKHRAQIDRRRKKEGVITVALVGYTNAGKSTLMNALTHAGVLAEDMLFATLDPTARALKLPNGVTVMLIDTVGFIRRLPHHLVQAFHSTLEQAVQADIILNVCDASSPEAQTHLKVTQEILVQLGCRNRPVISVLNQCDKVPELSEIPMIGNAVRISAKTGAGLDSLLKAIEQNLPVNIRKVSLLLPFDKAGLAAKIRKEATLLSENYVENGLCISAMVGEELYNLLKEYEVKDSQE